The DNA segment GTCACAATTCCGTAGAATTCTTCATCGGGTAATTCATTTATTCTTAACTTGCTATAATCCGGTGCATCGCTATCAGCCTCACCAGCATTTATGCCCTTCTCAATGTAAGCCGGTGTATCACCTTTGTCGCGTGCATTACATATTTTAAGATGTTTTTGTAGTTTATTCTTAAAAACAGTATGTTTTGAGTCCAATGGACATGGTATCCGAGTGTTATTACCGCTTGCTTCATCTTCTTCAGGTGATGCTTGGGGAAGTGCGGGTTGATGCTCTCCACAATATTTTTCACCTGTCTTTACTGTCATTTTACAAAAACGTTTCTTACGTTGTACCCAATGGGCgcaatttgttgtattttcaacggcattttcttcaattttaggcTTTTTTGCCTCCACTTCGGTTCCCAtcacttttcttttgtttcttattttattttactgaaaaaaaacgTGTCAGCTGTTAATTGTTAGTACAGAGTGAtcaaagcaaatgaaaattaaatttatgttattGTAATTGACACTGTAAATAACCAAGATATGTCAGCTGATTAACTTATGTATAAGacaacaaacaatttattttcattttgctatCAAGCATATATTGATAacgcatttttttaattctatattTCTTCGGCTGGCAATATCGCTGATCGCTCAACCTTTGGACTTGTCATTTATTGCAGGGTGCCTATTCTAATTTTAGGAAGACCACGGTGGAAAAGTTTAGAGATagtaaattaattcatttaagTGCCTTTTTAATTTGTGGAACTAACATTCAAAAATGTCTCGTGTCCTTGTTGGAGTAAAGCGTGTGGTCGACTATGCCGTAAAGGTAATTGAAATGTTGTAGCATATATTACTAAAAATGGCTTGTTTGTGTTGGGAGCTTATCAATTAATCTAACTTTTGCGTAATCAAAAACAAGGCAACCGATCGTAAATTTATTATGCTaagtaattgaatttaaaaaaatatgtatatattattttaggtACGAGTTAAGCCTGACAAAACTGGTGTGGTCACCGAGGGAGTGAAACATTCAATGAACCCTTTCGATGAAATCGCTGTAGAGGAGGCTATTAAACTAAAAGAAAAGAAGATCGCCTCAGAAATCATCGCTGTTTCAGTTGGTCCAACACAATCTCAAGAAGTGATACGTACTGCTTTAGCAATGGGTGCTGATCGTGGAGTACATGTTGAGGTATCGGGCAAAGACTACGATTTATTGCAACCAATTCATGTATCTAAGATTTTGGCTAAGTTGGCATTAGACGAGAAAGCTGACTTGATAATCGTCGGTAAACAAGCCATTGACGATGACAGCAATCAGACAGCACAAATGACCGCTGCCGTTCTCGATTGGCCTCAGGGTACTTTTTGCAATAAAGTCGAAAAGACCGATGCAGGGTTGAACATTACACGCGAAATCGATGGTGGTTTGGAAACGATAAAGACAAAGATTCCAGCTGTATTGAGCGCTGATTTACGTCTAAACACACCACGCTATGCAACATTGCCAAACATCATGAAAGCCAAAAAGAAGCCATTAAAGAAAGTTACACCAAAGGATTTGGGTGTTGATACCACACCGCGCATTGAAGTTGTCTCCGTTGAGGAGCCACCTGTGCGCCAAGCTGGTGCTCTGGTGGCAGATGTGGATGCCCTTGTTGGTAAATTGAAGGAAGGCGGACACATCTAAATATATTGGTGttaattcaatgaaatttaaaaagtgcatttataaaatttaactgatattttgtttatttaccccTTTTTATTTACTATACCCTATTAAAATTtcgtagaaaatttaaaaaatacttaactttgtgtatataaataatttgtattgtataattaattggaagtagaaaataaataacGCGTATATTTTTGTAATGCGAATTGGAGCAGCTAACTAAGCGGTTTGATTGTTCATAAAATTCGTGATTTTTACTATTCACACAGTAGATACTTGTATTCTGTGTTTTGTTCAAATTTGGCGTCCACGacttatttaattcaatatcaTTGTCATCTAATTAGTTATGTTGAAATGACGGAATGCTGTATCTTCCCCTTAAAAGGCAACTACTCGAGGTCAGGGTCggtataaaaacatttaaggaattataaatttgtataaattgtcTTTATTTATATTGGATCAATTACAAATGGcagtatatactataaatatacacaGACTTTGTACCTAGCGTCCAAAGGAGCTTCCTTATATTTAAAAGTGGCTCCTATTTTcgaagagtataaaaaactatattatatattcattaaTTCTTAAACATTAGTTTAGTGCAACAAATAGCACGATTTAAATGACATCCAAACAATTTGTCTACGGAACGGACTATTATTGATAGAAATTGACATGTTTATATCttagcacacacatacatacgaatgtgtttagttataatttttttagtatataggTATATAGAATGTCGTACAATATCTAAAATGCTTAGTAAATGAGGCTTAATTCTTGGCTGATATTAAGCAAGTAAGTCTTATACTATAATTTGAAGTTTGCACAAAACGATTTGTGGTTTTACTTGTTTAGTAATACATAAAGCATCGATAAAATGACAGGCTTATCGCAAGGCACCCTTTTCGCCGAAACGTAAAATGCGGGTTAACATTGTGGTAATGCACGGTATCTGCTTCTGTTGATGCATTTCTGGATTGTCCGGGGTGCACGACTCAAAATCAACCGCAACTCTTTGGCATACAAAAGTCAACAATGTTAGCATATCCAAACGTTTACCATTGGCTGCCAACTCGGCGCAAAGTGATTGCATAAACCAAGAGCCGCGTGTAGTATTGCGCCATGAGTAAAATCCCGGTATGGTCGAGTAGGCAATCAAGAAATCGGCATGCAAAGGAATTTTGTAACTCATTGACGTCTCACCGTCTGTTTCCGTACGATTGATGCGTTTCATTGTGACACCAGGGTCAAGTCGATCACCTTGGCAAGCTTGTATGAAGAAGAGTTTCGGTTTGCCACCCAAGCTGGGGCAATGTTGTGGTGTAAAGTAAGACCAAATTTGATCTAATTTATATTGCACATCCTTTGCGTATATATAACCAAGTTCGCCGTGCGAAAGTATCGCAACCAAAATGCAATCATTATCCCTATGATCTTGTTGGGAAGCCCATTCTATATGTTGTTTCAACTGTTTGAGGCTGCAATCTTTAAACACTTTCACATCAAAATCCAATTGTTTAAGAACTCGTGCTAAATTTTCACAATCCACATTAGTGCCTGCACGCGATTTTAATGTTGGtacttcgaaattttcatgattAAATATCAACGCCATTCCACGATTTTTGTGTCGCATATTATATTCAGCTGCATGGCGATCGGTTACCATATTCGCTGTGTAACTATGATAGCTACTACCAAAACCATTTGCGAGTTGGCCTATTGCACCGCCACCAAACGTACCGCCGCTGCTACTAGCACCAGTATAGTATCCACCTGAACCACTATTTGAAGAACCGGACGCTGAATTTAGCGAACCGAAGGCGTCTATTAAGTCGTTTGTTCGACCAACTTGATCCTCTGAAAcgctcattgttgtttttgttattgttcgtAAAATTTGTagatgtttcaaaaaaaatttgttggaacCCTTTAAGGAGATGAGTCACTATATTTCTATGTATATGCACACACTTTGTTTTAGTTTGAaacgaaatattaataaaactttaCGTCCGCTCGTTTGCGTTGCTTGTTGTATTTTGATGCTTTTTGTATGCGCGTTCTTTTATTCAAACGCTTGCatcttttcttttgtttgcaaatttaatgCAATTGTCAAATGGTGATAAGCAGGGTTGTATTTGTGCTTCAAGTGAATTGATGTTGTATCGAAATCACAGTATTCGGTAGAATAAACCGAATTTTTGCTTTCGACTATACAGATGAGTTacagcatatgtatatgctgcaAACACGAGAACTAGTCAAACTTGAACAGCGAGTCAGTATTATCGAAACTCCAAAGATTACAAAAAATAACCTGGAAACTAACACATATAGCTAGTATTCATAAGCCTTAAGCGTATGAAAGGGATACATGCCCACACGTGCTCATAGAAACTTTAACCGAAAATCTGGCAGcgctaaataataaatttgagagTTTTGGAACTTAGTTTAAGGGgagtgcttttaatttttttttaatttgttttgaatacataatttaaaaatattccccACAACTAACATTTTCTCAGTCGGTGCCCCAAATATGTAACTTCAAAACTACTgactacatatgtaaatattatttctatatataatttCAGGGGTAACtttgtgagtttttttttaattttttaatgttttcaatttaccATAACAAATTAAACGGCTTTTGAACCGAaagagaaatatttaattatgaaacttttttttaactatttaataattagaaaaattataaaagtttacGCTGCTTCCTCCTTAAATATTCGCTGCCGAATTCTTTCCACTCAAGAACAATGCAAACGAGAGGGGTTTTATGTTTCCGAGAGGAGGAAATTAAGACAGCAAATGTGTGAAGTCATCTCAGTAACCAACACGAGTTTATCGATGGAACTGTATAGATTACTGACCAAATGTCTCTGATACTCATGTTGATAAGAATTGATTGTCGCAAgccttctaaaaaaatttatccaTACATTTTCTGAGAAATGGATTACATTTGATTGCTATTTAAGTGGTTCGGAGAATTTTTATCTTAACAATGGAGGCAGACAGTCTATAAACTGCTAAATTGATCGATACTATGGTTATTAAAAGAAACCCCCGAAAACAATCCTACGAATATTTATACTATCGCAACACGCTCCAAAGAGCATATaaacattcttcaaaaattaaaattttagaaactttAGAAATAGGAAGAAATGCTCTTCTCATGAACCATACCCAGTACCATTTTGGCTTACGCCACTTAATTTAACCGGGTAACTTATCCGACAAAAGAGATGTCGAAtcaatatttagtaaaaatactTCTTCTGATGACAGGAATGTAGCTTTCAAAAACAGGAAAGATTGATTCAAGATACAGAATCAATTTATAATGTCTAAAATATTTGGCTCAAAAATAAGGAAAGCATGTTTTTAATGCTCTACGAAGAAATATTTCTTTCCTTGAGTTTTTTTCTTGCCCCGGACTTCCGACTACCTGGTCACTGCTGTTTCTTCCAAGCTAAGATCACAGTAATTGAAGAAGTCTTCTTGTTCTGAAAACAGTGTCCTCATaacaagaaatatgtatatgtacacattgAAAGCTTTACTAAGTGGGCGTTTCCATTAAGAAGAGCTTAGATGTTCATTAAGGTCCACTCCAGAACCGGAAAGGAAGGTTCGGTCCGGCCAGTGTCCGCTTATGAGAGCTGTAACTGTATATTATAGTCTCGCTAAAGTATTTTCGTGTTTCATCGAAGATAGTGAAATAATGCCTTGATCTCTTGGTAGAACTAACATCATATTTCACGCTAAACCTGCAATGGGTTCCAGGGCATGCTGATATCCCTGGTAACAGTGAAGCATATGATACAATTAGACTCCGATAAAAAGGAAGTATATAAAGGGTTTGTCCGGCAAGTAgtagaactgagtcgatttatctgggctgtagggcggctgcgaaaGCGGTGGGTGCCGCCCTTAGTTATGTGGATATttacaagaaaggcggtgtgagacGCGATGTTGTCGATTGCAACTTCCAAtcagctgcgatgtcttgtcggacccaattaacccttcgtttgagtctcttgaggacttcacgtaaaacttggcgttgacggcttgtccaggaggaacaaattcatggtaggcgatgcctttgatgtcaaaaaagacaatgagcatcgtttttactttggatttgctcatgcttccggtcttcatcagcgacctcttcccggtccTCCAAAagacctggtgccaccgaaacacatcaCTTCTTGCCAAAGCAACATGCTGactatttaaattcaaaaggaatgagAGAAAAACTCTGATAGGAGTGCTAACAAGTCATTGTCTTAGTGGCAGGCATGCAAACAGAATGGAAGTACCAAGCCATGACTATTGTAGAAACTGCCAAGAGTGTGAGATTAATTAAGGCTTGGTATAGAAAAAGATTCACAAGTTTCAGTCAAGGGTTTCTTGACGATGTCTCGGAAGTTGcagaaataaaactttttgtattgaTGAACTTTATCAGGAACACCGACTTTTtactgtgtaaaattttttatgaaattatatattctcCATTATAATCCAGtaccttttgccatttttcggcCAGGAGATTGATTTCACGCTTTTTGCAGGCAAAAAACTGGTCCAAAGGAGTTTAGACGTCCTGATTTGAGATGAAGGTTTTctcaaccaaaaaattttgcagagaACCGAACAAGTAACAGTCAGAAGGTGCCAAGTATGAATGTTTCACGCAATGCGTCGAGCTGATCACaataaacttcaaaattaatcGTGGGGCAATCTATTGAGTTGCATCGACCAACCACATCACCTTCAAGACACCTTCCAGGACGTGGTGCACACTCATGATCGAAATATCCGGAACGAAATTTTGTCAACAAATTTTGGCATTGGTTGATGTCTTGACCATCTTCGTACACCTCACAAAATGTTCTCCTTGCTTGAACTGCATTTTTACACTTTTGAtaataaaacagtaaaatatgccgaaaatcGTGTTTTCAAATTACTTCGTGGGACACCAAACAATAGCTTCAATAAGATCAGTTGTTGTCTTCAACCAAATGAACGACCCAATATATTCAAAATCGATCTTATATCCAGGGCAACAAAACCACTTCAAATCAATGTAATGAAttccttaaattatttttcatgtttCGATTCCAAAGTCAAGATATTTCCCTAATTTACGTACCcttatatacagttataaataatatttacgaacatacaaaaaaatataaaaacatattttatcaatgaaattcaaatGAACTACTCGTATTCGAAAACAAGTCCACTTCCTGCGGAGTTTCGCTCGATCCATTCGTCGAAGCGTTTTGATAAGTCCGCTGTTAAATAATTCCGCCAATCACCTATTTCGCCCTTTCGTATGAATTTACTTTCAACGCTGCTTTTATCGATGTTATTGTTTCGACCATCGTCGACATTATTCAACAAGGGCTCCAAATTCACTGCAGGGTTCGCCtgcattttgtcaaatttcaagtGCTCACAAATGCGCGCCAAGTCCTCGTCGGTGAGTTGATAGTTCACATTGAGAAATTTAGCACAACGACGTACGATTTTCGGCAGATCGCGTTTCATGTCTTCgtatttcaaaaacaatatgTTCGGATCATTGTGACGCTGCCAGAAAGGCAAAACGTGATTCCAGTAAGAGCCCATTGGCGAGCGTTCATCCAGGAAAAGCTCGAGAAAGTCTTCGAAGGGACCTTTGAGGCCATGCACCAACTTACAGTAGTGATAGAAAGAGACGCAGAGGTCTTTGGGATTGCGCGCGGTGTATATAATCTAAAATAAATAGAGTGAAGATTATGTGCACAAAATTATTGGGTTAAATGAGTTCAAATCGGTTTAATTACTTTGGGTTTCACAGTATCGAAGCCGCGCGGCAGCAAGTCCCACGTAAGATGTGAACGTCCAAATCGTGGACGTGGCATATTGCGCACGACATCAACGGTGTTGCCAATCGAGTTTCTACATACGTTATGCCGTGTTAGTGAAAAGTACAAGCATTAACCTTTGATACGACTTACGTCACCCACTCATGATGATCCTCACTGAAAAGCACCGACAACTCAATTAATGGCGAACGCAGCTGTTGCATCTGTTTGGCGCCTTCGAAATCCAGTTTATTGCCCAGCAGCCAAATCATCTCCTGCGCCCAAGTGGAACCCGTACGCGGATAAGAGATCAACCACACATCATCCTCGTAGATGGGCAATTCGCGTATGGAATCCGCAATGCTCGTGAACTTGCGCGGCACCACCACATGCCCGGGCAGCACCTCAATGAAACACTCCTTCTTGGGGAAGAGCGCATCAATGCGCGCGGCTATGTCTTTATCTAATTCTTTAAATGTCAGCTGCATTTTGTGTGTCTGTGGTCGCAAGTCTCAGGTCGGGGCGACTGTTTCACATCCGTTTATGTTGAGGTCTCGCGAAAAACTGTTGCGCTTGTTGCACGTAGCGTTACTTCAAGGTGGTAGAAATTGCGTTGCTAACTTGCTGCTATGCAGCAGTTCAGTAGGTGGCAGGACGTGATGCATGCGGCTCAAGTATCACTTTATATGTGAAAATCCATGGAAGTGACAGTGAAAGCCAAAAACTGTTTGCAAAGCATTTGCTTCGCGTCCCCAGCGTGTGgcttttttgttacaaattttcataGATACGCTGGAGGCGACTGCATTTGGACTCATGAGAAACCGGTTCAAATGCAAGCgaccataaaatatatatacacatgtatatattatatatacatacatatatataccatatgtaatCATTTGTGCATGTAAGTTGCCAACGGAAGCTTTGAACTCCTCCCACCGGTTGTCG comes from the Bactrocera neohumeralis isolate Rockhampton chromosome 2, APGP_CSIRO_Bneo_wtdbg2-racon-allhic-juicebox.fasta_v2, whole genome shotgun sequence genome and includes:
- the LOC126751391 gene encoding electron transfer flavoprotein subunit beta, coding for MSRVLVGVKRVVDYAVKVRVKPDKTGVVTEGVKHSMNPFDEIAVEEAIKLKEKKIASEIIAVSVGPTQSQEVIRTALAMGADRGVHVEVSGKDYDLLQPIHVSKILAKLALDEKADLIIVGKQAIDDDSNQTAQMTAAVLDWPQGTFCNKVEKTDAGLNITREIDGGLETIKTKIPAVLSADLRLNTPRYATLPNIMKAKKKPLKKVTPKDLGVDTTPRIEVVSVEEPPVRQAGALVADVDALVGKLKEGGHI
- the LOC126751390 gene encoding caspase; this encodes MSVSEDQVGRTNDLIDAFGSLNSASGSSNSGSGGYYTGASSSGGTFGGGAIGQLANGFGSSYHSYTANMVTDRHAAEYNMRHKNRGMALIFNHENFEVPTLKSRAGTNVDCENLARVLKQLDFDVKVFKDCSLKQLKQHIEWASQQDHRDNDCILVAILSHGELGYIYAKDVQYKLDQIWSYFTPQHCPSLGGKPKLFFIQACQGDRLDPGVTMKRINRTETDGETSMSYKIPLHADFLIAYSTIPGFYSWRNTTRGSWFMQSLCAELAANGKRLDMLTLLTFVCQRVAVDFESCTPDNPEMHQQKQIPCITTMLTRILRFGEKGALR
- the LOC126752215 gene encoding luciferin sulfotransferase; amino-acid sequence: MQLTFKELDKDIAARIDALFPKKECFIEVLPGHVVVPRKFTSIADSIRELPIYEDDVWLISYPRTGSTWAQEMIWLLGNKLDFEGAKQMQQLRSPLIELSVLFSEDHHEWVTNSIGNTVDVVRNMPRPRFGRSHLTWDLLPRGFDTVKPKIIYTARNPKDLCVSFYHYCKLVHGLKGPFEDFLELFLDERSPMGSYWNHVLPFWQRHNDPNILFLKYEDMKRDLPKIVRRCAKFLNVNYQLTDEDLARICEHLKFDKMQANPAVNLEPLLNNVDDGRNNNIDKSSVESKFIRKGEIGDWRNYLTADLSKRFDEWIERNSAGSGLVFEYE